One window from the genome of Alnus glutinosa chromosome 13, dhAlnGlut1.1, whole genome shotgun sequence encodes:
- the LOC133853718 gene encoding uncharacterized protein LOC133853718 has protein sequence MGDFSIQISSNLLNRLADDTEKLKKKTKRSKSKVPREPRQPHTKANRKQISDDSETSKGAAPPGWPLHPPVFLPINPPAQSAYTELDAIRSVIHDSERVLERLQKQEENMVQEVTQRAKDLRDKEFKLPYQKPMPCLAENDAWLACYKEHAKDSLKCSPLVKNFEDCIRRARQQVSSAEK, from the coding sequence ATGGGTGACTTTTCTATTCAGATTAGCAGCAACCTTCTTAATCGGCTTGCTGATGACACTgaaaagttgaagaagaaaactaaaaGGTCTAAATCTAAGGTACCACGAGAGCCTAGACAGCCCCATACTAAGGCAAACCGGAAGCAGATTTCTGATGATTCTGAAACGTCCAAGGGGGCTGCTCCTCCAGGATGGCCATTGCATCCTCCAGTGTTCCTACCAATAAACCCTCCTGCACAATCTGCCTACACAGAGTTGGATGCAATTCGATCTGTCATTCATGATAGTGAGAGGGTTTTGGAGAGGTTGCAGAAGCAGGAGGAGAACATGGTACAGGAAGTAACACAAAGAGCAAAGGATCTCCGTGACAAGGAGTTCAAGCTTCCATACCAGAAGCCTATGCCCTGCTTGGCTGAGAATGATGCTTGGTTGGCGTGCTACAAGGAGCATGCCAAAGACTCCCTTAAATGTTCTCCTCTGGTTAAAAACTTTGAAGATTGTATTCGCAGAGCTAGGCAGCAAGTGAGTTCAGCGGAGAAGTAG